In Aristaeella hokkaidonensis, the following are encoded in one genomic region:
- a CDS encoding extracellular solute-binding protein codes for MKKFLAIVLAAALALSMVSFASASSLAGEYEIKVWVADAIVDLTEAQIKRFNETNEDGITFKATIEKMGEGDAASNMVQDVEAGADIYCFAQDQLSRLLTAKALAKLGTKAAEFVTANYDADSVASVTVDGTMYAYPLTADNGYFMYYDKSVIPDEDIDSLEKLIEDCEKAGKYFSFDLKNVWYSAGFFFGDAGCTSTWVMDADGNAKGVVDNFNSDKGLIALKGMKKLLDSDCWNSSSEVSAFESNSAIVVSGTWGSSTAKQILGDNLGVADLPSYDIDGTAYHIGSFFGFKLMGIKPQEDPVKNAALNKLAQFLTGKECSLERHASNGWGPANLEAQADEAVLNDPILAAVYAQKVYGQVQLAISGAWWNIGNVIADEAKDATDEEGLKQVLVNYENKINESLKLDANALLFVGAWNGWNNADEADTYYFKDGALTLDVPESDYMGGRIVKPADWGTDKGFAQVTTGAELIKDLGADNPDNNIVFAEPGNYTVTWDGTAITIVKN; via the coding sequence ATGAAAAAATTCCTCGCCATCGTATTGGCCGCCGCATTGGCACTTTCCATGGTTTCTTTCGCTTCTGCGTCCAGTCTGGCCGGAGAATACGAAATCAAGGTCTGGGTGGCTGACGCCATCGTTGACCTGACCGAAGCTCAGATCAAGCGTTTCAATGAAACCAACGAAGACGGCATCACCTTCAAAGCCACCATCGAAAAGATGGGTGAAGGCGACGCTGCCAGCAACATGGTGCAGGACGTTGAAGCCGGCGCTGACATCTACTGCTTCGCGCAGGACCAGCTGTCCCGTCTGCTGACCGCCAAGGCCCTGGCCAAGCTGGGAACCAAGGCTGCCGAATTCGTCACCGCGAATTACGATGCTGACTCCGTTGCTTCTGTCACCGTTGACGGAACAATGTATGCCTACCCGCTGACCGCGGACAACGGCTACTTCATGTACTATGACAAGAGCGTCATCCCGGACGAGGATATTGACTCCCTCGAAAAGCTGATCGAAGACTGCGAGAAGGCCGGTAAGTACTTCTCCTTCGATCTGAAGAACGTCTGGTATTCCGCCGGCTTCTTCTTCGGCGATGCCGGCTGCACCTCCACCTGGGTTATGGACGCCGACGGCAATGCCAAGGGCGTTGTGGATAACTTCAACAGCGACAAGGGCCTGATCGCCCTGAAGGGCATGAAGAAACTGCTGGATTCCGACTGCTGGAACAGCAGCTCCGAAGTTTCCGCTTTCGAAAGCAATTCCGCCATCGTGGTCTCCGGCACCTGGGGTTCCTCCACTGCCAAGCAGATCCTGGGCGACAACCTGGGCGTTGCGGACCTGCCTTCCTATGACATCGACGGTACCGCCTATCACATCGGCAGCTTCTTCGGCTTCAAGCTCATGGGCATTAAGCCGCAGGAAGATCCGGTGAAGAACGCCGCCCTGAACAAGCTGGCCCAGTTCCTGACCGGCAAGGAATGCTCCCTGGAGCGTCATGCCTCCAACGGCTGGGGCCCCGCCAACCTGGAAGCCCAGGCTGATGAAGCTGTTCTGAATGACCCGATCCTGGCTGCTGTGTATGCTCAGAAGGTATACGGACAGGTTCAGCTCGCAATCAGCGGTGCCTGGTGGAACATCGGCAATGTTATTGCTGACGAAGCCAAGGATGCCACGGATGAAGAAGGCCTGAAGCAGGTCCTCGTAAACTACGAGAACAAGATCAACGAATCCCTGAAGCTGGATGCCAACGCCCTGCTGTTCGTAGGTGCCTGGAACGGCTGGAACAACGCTGACGAAGCTGACACCTACTACTTCAAGGATGGCGCCCTGACGCTGGACGTTCCGGAAAGCGACTACATGGGCGGCCGTATCGTCAAGCCCGCTGACTGGGGCACTGACAAGGGCTTCGCTCAGGTTACCACCGGTGCTGAACTGATCAAGGATCTGGGTGCTGACAACCCCGACAACAACATCGTGTTCGCAGAGCCCGGCAACTACACCGTGACCTGGGACGGCACTGCCATCACCATCGTGAAGAACTGA
- a CDS encoding glycosyl hydrolase 53 family protein: protein MNARMFLIPALILFLFLPCLSTGAESSSDTLYVKKVENLPEDFIFGMDISSVLAEEKSGVKYYDFDGKEIDLFSLLAENGINYIRVRVWNDPYDNEGRGFGGGNCDILNAVEIGKRATACGMKLLVDFHYSDFWADPGKQMVPRAWAKLDIDEKEEELYKYTLDCMKQLKDAGVDVGMVQLGNETNGALCGEKIWRDIAHLMDAGSRAVKEVYPEALIALHFANPEKPDSYRTYASKMAYYEQYGLIQYDVFATSYYPYWHGTLDNLSEILTEIAETYGKKIMVMETSYAFTAEDTDFSANTIGDGGGIVTDYPFTVQGQANCIRNITDTIVNRTPSGIGICYWEGAWITVGTNSWEENHELWEQYGSGWASSYASVYDPKDAGKYYGGSAVDNQAFFDAKGNALESLKVFSLMRTGNEIEPVPDALEEPDLICDLNMPLVLPETVNAVMTDDSRQAVPVTWNLSEEEDQAMHASGPAQYVITGEAGGMEAKCFVSMVEYNYLQDYSFEEDSGAWVITDLKKADELYIEDKKTDSLTGSKHMHFWSAAQDSVEFTLEQTVSDLPEGKFRFALSVMGGDCGATDIYAYAKVDGTEVSRSEQIPITGWNSWNQGIIPEFDHPAGTEVTVGIYVKCQGTGNGAWGKIDDAMLNSLR from the coding sequence ATGAACGCGCGCATGTTCCTGATCCCGGCCCTGATTCTTTTCCTGTTCCTGCCCTGCCTGTCCACCGGGGCGGAGTCTTCTTCCGACACGCTGTATGTAAAGAAGGTAGAAAACCTGCCGGAAGACTTCATCTTCGGCATGGATATTTCCAGCGTGCTCGCCGAAGAAAAAAGCGGCGTGAAGTACTATGATTTCGACGGGAAAGAAATCGATTTGTTCAGCCTGCTGGCGGAAAACGGAATCAACTATATCCGCGTTCGTGTCTGGAATGATCCTTATGATAATGAAGGCCGCGGCTTCGGCGGCGGCAACTGCGATATCCTCAATGCCGTGGAAATCGGCAAACGGGCGACTGCCTGCGGCATGAAGCTGCTGGTGGACTTCCACTATTCCGATTTCTGGGCTGATCCGGGCAAGCAGATGGTTCCCCGTGCCTGGGCAAAGCTGGATATCGATGAAAAGGAAGAAGAATTATATAAATATACCCTTGACTGCATGAAGCAGCTGAAGGATGCCGGTGTGGATGTGGGCATGGTTCAGCTGGGCAATGAAACCAACGGCGCTCTCTGCGGGGAAAAGATCTGGCGGGACATCGCCCATCTCATGGACGCCGGTTCCCGTGCCGTGAAGGAAGTCTATCCGGAAGCCCTGATTGCCCTGCATTTTGCCAATCCCGAGAAGCCGGACAGCTACCGGACCTATGCTTCCAAGATGGCTTATTATGAACAGTACGGCCTGATCCAGTATGATGTCTTTGCTACTTCCTATTATCCTTACTGGCACGGTACCCTGGACAATCTTTCCGAAATCCTGACAGAGATTGCCGAAACCTACGGCAAAAAGATCATGGTCATGGAAACCTCCTATGCCTTTACCGCGGAGGATACGGATTTCTCCGCCAATACCATCGGTGACGGCGGCGGAATCGTCACGGATTATCCCTTCACTGTCCAGGGCCAGGCCAACTGCATCCGGAATATCACGGATACCATCGTAAACCGTACGCCCTCCGGGATTGGCATCTGCTACTGGGAAGGTGCCTGGATCACCGTGGGAACAAACAGCTGGGAAGAGAATCATGAGCTTTGGGAACAGTACGGCTCCGGATGGGCTTCCAGCTATGCCTCCGTGTATGATCCGAAAGATGCCGGAAAATACTATGGCGGCAGCGCCGTGGATAACCAGGCTTTCTTTGACGCAAAAGGAAACGCGCTGGAATCCCTGAAAGTCTTCAGCCTGATGCGCACCGGCAATGAAATCGAGCCGGTCCCGGATGCACTGGAAGAGCCGGACCTCATCTGCGACCTGAATATGCCCCTGGTCCTTCCGGAAACAGTCAATGCCGTCATGACGGATGACAGCCGCCAGGCTGTCCCTGTCACCTGGAATCTTTCGGAGGAAGAAGATCAGGCAATGCACGCCTCCGGCCCCGCGCAGTATGTGATCACCGGGGAAGCCGGCGGTATGGAGGCAAAGTGTTTTGTCTCCATGGTTGAATATAACTACCTGCAGGATTACAGCTTTGAGGAAGACAGCGGTGCCTGGGTCATCACCGATCTGAAGAAAGCGGATGAACTGTATATAGAGGATAAGAAAACCGATTCCCTTACTGGTTCAAAGCATATGCATTTCTGGAGTGCCGCGCAGGACAGCGTGGAATTCACCCTGGAGCAGACAGTCAGCGACCTGCCGGAAGGAAAGTTCCGGTTCGCCCTGTCCGTCATGGGCGGCGACTGCGGTGCCACCGATATCTATGCTTATGCTAAAGTGGACGGCACAGAGGTCTCCAGGTCGGAACAGATTCCTATTACCGGCTGGAACAGCTGGAACCAGGGAATCATTCCGGAATTTGATCATCCCGCCGGTACGGAAGTGACCGTCGGCATCTATGTAAAGTGCCAGGGAACCGGCAATGGAGCCTGGGGAAAAATCGACGACGCAATGCTCAATTCTTTACGGTAA
- a CDS encoding alpha-amylase family glycosyl hydrolase, which translates to MKRLVILLLVLVLLSGVSAAEEKGLDMTDNYRVFYEIFVGSFSDSNGDGTGDLRGVINRMDYLNDGDPVSGKSLGIEGIWLTPVFASPSYHKYDVTNYYQIDPAFGTEEDLKELISLCHERGVKLILDLPLNHTGENNEWFINFRKAHQAGDIDDPFYNFYTWMPSEEPAPAGRRFRNMSSLSLKVEANFSDQMPELNFDNEQVRQAVLDVAAYWLNLGVDGFRFDAAKYPYYGEHEKNAEFWVWYMDELKKINPDIYTVAEVWDGDAITDRYLKAFNCFHFSTAMVEGLIAETALGGDVNRFVQATQSYLDNIHAINPEAMNIPFIANHDTDRAAGFLTVASGSMHMAANLYILMPGSPFIYYGEEIGLRGSRGGANTDANRRLAMFWGDDDTVQDPVGSNYDKSKFSSVADREKNSSSILWHYRKLIALRKANPEIARGEYTALNFKNTKLGGFLCTLDGSTVGVFHNTTEKTLKVNLAEATDQRFTEITAFLSVDPFEGYAELDGTVLTLGGQTSAVLR; encoded by the coding sequence GTGAAACGACTGGTCATCCTGCTTTTGGTTCTGGTACTGTTGAGCGGTGTTTCCGCCGCTGAGGAAAAGGGTCTGGATATGACAGATAATTATCGGGTGTTCTATGAAATCTTTGTCGGTTCCTTTTCAGATTCCAACGGGGACGGCACCGGAGATCTGCGGGGCGTTATCAACCGGATGGACTACCTGAACGATGGGGATCCGGTTTCAGGCAAGAGCCTGGGAATAGAGGGAATCTGGCTGACGCCGGTTTTCGCCTCTCCGTCCTATCATAAATACGACGTGACCAATTATTATCAGATTGATCCGGCTTTCGGCACGGAGGAGGACCTGAAGGAACTGATTTCCCTGTGCCATGAGCGGGGAGTGAAACTGATCCTGGACCTGCCGCTGAACCACACGGGCGAAAACAATGAGTGGTTCATCAACTTCCGGAAGGCGCACCAGGCAGGGGATATCGATGATCCCTTCTACAACTTCTACACCTGGATGCCTTCCGAGGAACCGGCGCCCGCCGGCAGGCGCTTCCGGAATATGAGCAGCCTGTCGCTGAAGGTGGAGGCCAATTTTTCTGACCAGATGCCGGAACTCAACTTCGACAATGAGCAGGTACGGCAGGCGGTGCTGGACGTTGCGGCCTACTGGCTGAATCTGGGCGTGGATGGATTCCGGTTTGACGCCGCGAAATATCCCTACTACGGCGAACATGAAAAGAATGCCGAGTTCTGGGTATGGTACATGGATGAACTGAAGAAGATCAATCCGGATATCTATACCGTGGCGGAGGTCTGGGACGGGGACGCCATTACGGACCGTTACCTGAAAGCTTTCAACTGCTTCCATTTCTCCACGGCCATGGTGGAGGGCCTGATCGCGGAAACCGCCCTGGGCGGAGACGTGAACCGGTTTGTGCAGGCCACCCAGTCCTATCTGGATAACATCCACGCCATCAATCCTGAGGCGATGAACATTCCGTTTATTGCAAACCATGACACGGACCGGGCTGCGGGATTCCTGACCGTAGCCAGCGGCAGTATGCATATGGCGGCGAACCTGTATATCCTGATGCCCGGATCTCCCTTCATCTACTACGGTGAGGAAATCGGCCTGCGGGGCTCCAGGGGCGGAGCCAACACCGACGCAAACCGGCGGCTGGCCATGTTCTGGGGAGACGATGATACGGTACAGGATCCGGTGGGAAGCAACTACGACAAGTCCAAGTTCTCCTCGGTGGCAGACCGGGAAAAGAACAGCTCCTCGATCCTGTGGCACTACCGGAAGCTGATTGCGCTCCGGAAGGCCAATCCGGAGATTGCCAGGGGCGAATACACGGCCCTGAACTTCAAAAACACAAAGCTGGGCGGCTTCCTGTGCACGCTGGACGGCAGCACAGTCGGCGTATTCCACAACACAACGGAGAAGACGCTGAAGGTGAACCTGGCGGAAGCAACAGATCAGCGCTTCACGGAAATCACCGCGTTCCTGTCTGTGGATCCTTTCGAAGGATACGCGGAGCTGGACGGAACGGTGCTGACGCTTGGTGGACAGACGAGCGCGGTCTTAAGATAA
- a CDS encoding C69 family dipeptidase, with product MPCTTVLVGRKASNDGSTMIARTDDGHFDVKKLIKVTPKDQPKKYKSKISHVEIDLPENPLGYTSCPSVDPKEGIWAATGINEANVGMTATETITSNPRVLAADPLVVYQKAKSRKEKDVPGGIGEEDIVVLVLPYIRTAREGVERLGKLLEQYGTYESNGIAFNDEHEVWWMETIGGHHWMARRIPEDRVVIMPNQFGMDEFDLKDAFDKQEAHLCSADLKEFIRDNHLDLNQDGKFNPRNIFGSRRDMDHIYNTPRAWFMGRYLTPTGYSWDGPNAEFTPESDNIPWSLKPDRKVAAEDVKYMLSSHYQGTPYDPYIGRDTGCRGMYRSIGINRTGVTSICQIRPDVPDAIKGIEWIVFGSTTFGAALPVYTNVSVMPDYLSKVTLDTSTENYYWSSRLIGALADPCYASTVQNIERYELTVMTKARTLIREYDRKMTESGNFSLTEEANEKLSAMAKEETISTLNKVLLTASEKMKNGYNLADN from the coding sequence ATGCCCTGTACTACTGTGCTGGTGGGACGGAAAGCCAGCAACGACGGTTCCACAATGATCGCCCGGACGGACGACGGACACTTTGACGTGAAGAAGCTGATCAAGGTGACCCCCAAGGATCAGCCGAAGAAATACAAGAGCAAAATCTCCCATGTGGAAATTGACCTGCCGGAGAATCCGCTGGGCTACACTTCCTGTCCCAGCGTGGATCCGAAGGAGGGAATCTGGGCGGCTACGGGGATCAACGAGGCTAACGTAGGCATGACCGCCACGGAGACCATCACCTCCAATCCCCGGGTGCTGGCGGCGGATCCGCTGGTGGTTTACCAGAAAGCCAAAAGCCGGAAGGAAAAAGATGTTCCCGGCGGTATCGGGGAAGAAGACATCGTGGTGCTGGTGCTGCCCTATATCCGCACAGCACGGGAGGGCGTTGAACGGCTGGGGAAACTGCTGGAGCAGTACGGAACCTATGAATCCAACGGCATCGCCTTCAACGACGAGCATGAGGTCTGGTGGATGGAAACCATCGGCGGACATCACTGGATGGCCCGGCGGATTCCGGAAGACCGGGTGGTCATTATGCCGAACCAGTTCGGCATGGATGAGTTTGACCTGAAGGACGCCTTCGACAAGCAGGAAGCGCATCTGTGCTCCGCAGACCTGAAGGAGTTCATCCGGGATAATCACCTGGACCTGAACCAGGACGGAAAGTTCAATCCGCGGAATATCTTCGGCAGCCGCCGGGATATGGATCATATCTACAATACGCCCCGGGCCTGGTTTATGGGCCGGTACCTGACCCCGACGGGCTACAGCTGGGACGGACCGAACGCGGAATTCACCCCGGAAAGCGATAATATTCCCTGGAGCCTGAAGCCGGACCGGAAGGTGGCGGCGGAGGACGTGAAATACATGCTGTCCAGCCACTACCAGGGCACGCCTTATGATCCCTACATCGGACGGGATACAGGCTGCCGCGGTATGTACCGGTCCATCGGTATCAACCGGACTGGCGTGACCAGCATCTGCCAGATCCGGCCGGACGTACCGGACGCCATCAAAGGTATTGAATGGATCGTTTTCGGTTCCACCACCTTCGGCGCTGCCCTGCCGGTGTACACGAACGTCAGCGTGATGCCGGACTACCTGAGCAAGGTGACGCTGGATACTTCCACGGAGAACTACTACTGGAGCAGCCGGCTGATCGGCGCGCTGGCGGATCCCTGCTATGCTTCCACCGTACAGAATATCGAACGGTATGAACTGACCGTGATGACAAAAGCCCGGACGCTGATCCGGGAATACGACCGGAAAATGACGGAATCCGGCAATTTCTCCCTGACGGAAGAAGCCAATGAGAAGCTCAGCGCCATGGCGAAGGAGGAGACGATCTCCACCCTGAACAAGGTGCTGCTGACAGCCAGCGAAAAGATGAAGAACGGCTATAACCTGGCGGACAACTGA
- a CDS encoding dipeptide ABC transporter ATP-binding protein, translating into MSERTSEKISAAMSARIEEMKSVDFEAKARRILSQEPILSARDVEVTFSLRGNKLTAIRRTSLDLYEGETLAIVGESGSGKSVFTKCFVGMLDKNGSITHGSIMYDGEDLVQYSEKDWLKIRGKKIAMVTQDPMTSLNPLKTIGYQIQESVELHQGLKGKAAREEVYRILEAVGIPDPKRRYRQYPHEFSGGMRQRVVIAIAVACRPQILICDEPTTALDVTIQAQILDLIRRLQKEQNMTIIYITHDLGVVANVADRVAVMYGGQIIEIGMANDVFFSPLHPYTWALLSALPQLGVKGEKLPAIDGTPPNLFNKIQGDAFAPRNKKALNIDFLEEPPMYEVTATHMVKSWLQDPRAPKVEQPQSIQRLSETKDNNGTDPNAYHPHLDPNRETLVEVKDLQVTFGSGRKKFVAVDHVNFEIYKGETFSLVGESGSGKTTIGRAIVRINPVTNGEVLFRGERISGKISKEMDEKVIRSMQMIFQDPMASLNERAKVDYIISEGLINYHLYKDEHDRQDKVQKALNEVGLLPEFSSRFPHEFSGGQRQRIGIARSLIMEPQFIVADEPISALDVSIRAQVLNLLNDLKKSRGLTYLFIAHDLSVVRFISDRIAVIHKGRIVELAEAEDLFAHPLHPYTQALLSAVPNPNPYVERTKKLLVYDPSVHHYENDPPVWCEILPGHYVYGNEPELDGYRKTLNL; encoded by the coding sequence ATGAGCGAAAGAACAAGCGAAAAGATCAGCGCCGCCATGAGCGCCCGGATCGAAGAAATGAAGAGCGTGGACTTTGAGGCAAAGGCCCGCCGTATCCTTTCACAGGAACCAATCCTATCCGCACGGGATGTGGAAGTCACCTTCTCCCTGCGCGGCAATAAACTGACCGCAATCCGCCGGACTTCCCTGGACCTGTATGAGGGCGAGACCCTCGCCATCGTGGGCGAGTCCGGTTCCGGCAAAAGCGTTTTCACCAAATGCTTCGTGGGTATGCTGGACAAAAACGGATCCATCACCCACGGTTCCATCATGTACGATGGAGAAGACCTGGTTCAGTATTCAGAAAAAGACTGGCTGAAGATCCGCGGTAAGAAAATTGCCATGGTCACCCAGGACCCGATGACCAGTCTGAATCCCCTGAAAACCATCGGCTATCAGATTCAGGAAAGCGTGGAGCTGCATCAGGGCCTGAAGGGCAAAGCGGCCCGTGAAGAAGTCTACCGGATTCTGGAAGCTGTCGGCATTCCGGACCCGAAGCGCCGCTACCGTCAGTATCCTCATGAGTTTTCCGGCGGCATGCGCCAGCGCGTGGTCATCGCCATCGCCGTAGCCTGCCGTCCCCAGATCCTCATCTGCGATGAACCCACCACCGCCCTGGACGTTACCATCCAGGCCCAGATTCTGGACCTGATCCGCCGCCTGCAGAAAGAGCAGAACATGACCATCATTTACATCACCCATGACCTGGGTGTGGTGGCCAATGTTGCGGACCGGGTCGCGGTTATGTACGGCGGCCAGATCATTGAAATCGGCATGGCCAATGACGTCTTCTTCTCTCCCCTGCATCCCTACACCTGGGCGCTGCTTTCAGCGCTTCCCCAGCTGGGCGTCAAGGGAGAAAAGCTTCCCGCAATTGACGGTACGCCGCCCAACCTGTTCAACAAGATCCAGGGCGATGCCTTCGCTCCGCGGAACAAAAAGGCGCTGAACATTGACTTCCTGGAAGAGCCGCCCATGTATGAGGTGACAGCCACCCATATGGTCAAATCCTGGCTGCAGGATCCCCGGGCGCCCAAAGTGGAGCAGCCCCAGTCCATCCAGCGTCTTTCCGAGACCAAGGATAACAACGGCACAGATCCGAATGCGTATCATCCGCACCTGGATCCGAACCGCGAAACCCTGGTGGAGGTTAAGGATCTCCAGGTGACCTTCGGTTCCGGACGCAAAAAGTTCGTGGCCGTTGATCATGTCAACTTTGAGATCTATAAGGGAGAAACCTTCTCCCTGGTCGGTGAATCCGGCAGCGGCAAAACCACCATCGGCCGGGCCATCGTCCGGATTAACCCCGTTACAAACGGTGAAGTCCTCTTCCGTGGTGAGCGGATCAGCGGAAAGATCAGCAAAGAAATGGATGAAAAAGTCATCCGCTCCATGCAGATGATTTTCCAGGATCCCATGGCCTCCCTGAATGAGCGGGCCAAGGTGGACTACATCATTTCCGAAGGTCTGATTAACTATCACCTGTACAAGGACGAGCATGACCGGCAGGATAAAGTCCAGAAAGCGCTGAACGAAGTCGGTCTTCTGCCCGAATTCTCCAGCCGCTTCCCCCACGAATTCTCCGGCGGCCAGCGGCAGCGTATCGGCATTGCCCGTTCCCTGATCATGGAGCCCCAGTTCATCGTAGCTGATGAACCGATCTCCGCACTGGATGTATCCATCCGTGCCCAGGTGCTGAATCTGCTGAATGATCTGAAAAAGAGCCGCGGCCTGACCTATCTGTTCATCGCCCACGACCTGAGCGTCGTCCGCTTTATCTCAGACCGTATTGCCGTTATCCACAAAGGACGTATTGTGGAGCTTGCGGAAGCGGAAGATCTCTTCGCTCATCCCCTGCATCCTTATACGCAGGCTCTGCTTTCTGCCGTTCCCAACCCCAACCCCTATGTGGAACGCACCAAAAAGCTGCTGGTTTATGATCCTTCCGTCCATCATTACGAGAATGATCCGCCCGTCTGGTGTGAGATCCTTCCCGGCCATTATGTCTACGGCAATGAACCGGAACTGGACGGATACCGGAAAACCCTTAATCTCTGA
- the oppC gene encoding oligopeptide ABC transporter permease OppC produces MSKKQHQKTVQELETPVVDMHVNMNSVDTEPDKARPLGREYPKSRSTMPEKQLFNFAEYKAREAEKIGYSNYSYWKSVWTNFLKKKSAVFMSVIFILLFIFTFVASAIGKYDISMAPDPLNRSYIAPNAEYWFGTNAIGQDYWAQVWYATRASILLAVLVSLGQITLGVIIGLIWGYVRKLDRFFTELYNLIDNVPTIIYMTLIALMVGKTMWTMGIAMIGFGWLATARNVRNLVFMYRDREYNLASRCLGTKLHRILFRNIFPYLVSVIILRMALAIPGTIAYETTLTYLGLMDITKPSLGMLLSSARSVFPNAAYTLWFPAAIVSIITITFYLVGNAFSDACDPRNHV; encoded by the coding sequence ATGAGTAAGAAACAGCATCAGAAAACTGTCCAGGAATTGGAAACGCCGGTCGTTGACATGCATGTCAACATGAATTCCGTGGATACAGAACCGGATAAAGCGCGTCCGCTGGGACGGGAATATCCGAAATCCCGCAGCACCATGCCGGAGAAGCAGCTGTTTAATTTTGCAGAATATAAAGCCCGGGAAGCCGAAAAAATCGGTTATTCAAACTATTCCTACTGGAAGAGCGTCTGGACCAATTTCCTGAAAAAGAAATCCGCGGTCTTTATGTCCGTGATCTTCATCCTGCTGTTTATCTTCACCTTTGTGGCCAGCGCCATCGGTAAATATGATATCAGCATGGCGCCTGATCCCCTGAACCGTTCCTATATTGCGCCCAACGCGGAATACTGGTTTGGAACCAACGCCATCGGCCAGGACTATTGGGCGCAGGTCTGGTATGCCACCCGTGCTTCCATCCTGCTGGCTGTACTGGTTTCCCTGGGCCAGATCACCCTGGGCGTCATCATCGGCCTGATCTGGGGTTATGTGCGCAAACTGGATCGTTTCTTTACGGAACTGTATAACCTGATCGACAATGTCCCGACGATTATCTACATGACGCTGATTGCTCTGATGGTCGGTAAAACAATGTGGACAATGGGCATTGCCATGATCGGTTTCGGCTGGCTGGCCACCGCCCGCAACGTCCGGAATCTGGTCTTCATGTATCGGGATCGTGAATACAATCTGGCTTCCCGCTGCCTGGGCACAAAACTTCACCGCATTCTTTTCCGGAATATCTTCCCTTATCTGGTCAGCGTAATCATCCTGCGGATGGCCCTTGCCATTCCCGGCACCATAGCCTATGAAACCACCCTGACCTATCTGGGCCTGATGGATATCACCAAGCCTTCCTTGGGCATGCTGCTTTCCTCTGCCCGGTCGGTTTTCCCGAACGCCGCTTACACCCTGTGGTTCCCTGCGGCCATCGTTTCAATCATCACTATAACCTTCTATCTGGTGGGCAACGCGTTCTCTGACGCCTGCGATCCCCGGAATCACGTGTAA
- a CDS encoding ABC transporter permease — MIKYILKRLFQSLIVILLVICVVFFLLRMMPSDYFFTEDELMKFTEPQKYAKLERLGIMEICSECRGSGKVDDHACPKCVQNPQDASGAGYVNRSIFAQLGDFFGDMIQFRVFNAKGKEVKTIDPISVFPYLSQKLSGQNPFGELKEGYRVKAAFNLGKSIRLEKNQYVTDVIANKMAVSMEIGLISLAISLILGVFFGVIQARFKDRLPDHIGTGYTVVVNAVPRLVIYTIIMIAGATFFSLPMRYDATAANPGLTKVLPIICLSIGSTAGYMLWTRRYMVDELNKDYIRLAKLKGLSDRKVMFRHVLKNAFVPLAQYLPYSILLTVGGSLLVEKFFAVPGMGPELTMAISRYDLPLVQGIVLLYATMGILGVFLGDLLMTLIDPRIKLTGKGDVR; from the coding sequence ATGATCAAATACATCCTGAAACGCCTGTTTCAGTCCCTGATCGTGATCCTGCTGGTTATCTGCGTGGTCTTTTTCCTGCTGCGCATGATGCCGAGCGATTATTTCTTTACGGAAGACGAACTGATGAAATTTACCGAGCCCCAGAAATATGCAAAGCTGGAACGGCTCGGTATCATGGAGATCTGCAGCGAGTGCCGCGGTTCAGGCAAAGTTGATGATCACGCCTGCCCGAAATGCGTCCAGAATCCCCAGGATGCTTCCGGTGCCGGTTATGTAAACCGTTCCATATTCGCGCAGCTGGGTGATTTCTTCGGGGATATGATCCAGTTCCGGGTCTTCAATGCCAAAGGCAAGGAAGTCAAAACCATTGATCCCATTTCCGTATTCCCCTATCTTTCACAAAAGCTGTCCGGCCAGAACCCCTTCGGTGAGCTTAAGGAAGGATATCGGGTGAAAGCGGCCTTCAATCTCGGAAAGAGTATCCGTCTGGAGAAAAACCAGTATGTCACGGACGTCATTGCAAACAAGATGGCCGTTTCCATGGAAATCGGTCTCATTTCTCTTGCCATTTCCCTGATCCTGGGCGTTTTCTTCGGCGTCATTCAGGCGCGTTTTAAAGACCGGCTTCCGGATCACATCGGAACCGGGTACACCGTCGTTGTCAACGCGGTTCCCCGCCTGGTCATCTATACCATTATCATGATTGCCGGCGCGACTTTCTTCAGTCTGCCAATGCGGTACGACGCAACCGCCGCCAATCCCGGTTTGACCAAAGTGCTTCCCATTATCTGCCTGAGCATTGGTTCCACCGCCGGCTATATGCTGTGGACGCGCCGCTACATGGTGGATGAACTGAACAAGGACTATATCCGCCTTGCCAAGCTGAAAGGACTTTCAGACCGGAAGGTTATGTTCCGTCACGTGCTGAAGAACGCCTTCGTTCCGCTGGCGCAGTACCTTCCCTATTCCATCCTGCTGACCGTCGGTGGCAGCCTGCTGGTGGAAAAGTTCTTCGCGGTACCCGGTATGGGACCCGAACTGACCATGGCCATCAGCCGTTATGATCTGCCCCTGGTTCAGGGCATTGTCCTTCTCTACGCCACCATGGGTATCCTGGGCGTATTCCTGGGAGACCTGCTGATGACCCTGATCGATCCGCGGATCAAGCTGACCGGAAAGGGGGATGTACGCTGA